One genomic region from Ptychodera flava strain L36383 chromosome 14, AS_Pfla_20210202, whole genome shotgun sequence encodes:
- the LOC139150459 gene encoding tripartite motif-containing protein 55-like isoform X1, giving the protein MMAAANLNLKGRTTTEGLECELTCPICMEIFNQPLKLPCEHDLCRRCAENLLHSQAVIRGRRPRAFRCPECREKVEVDGRGIDSLRRNVRLQNIIDRFVAARKDNTHGYRMGKTVDVAVGGDGCVNSELLLDSSTETSNRDGQQMKSLQQEKETLITEIDELCIANNEMEDFIEEMDNLRSLIRDNARKCTQLVNSEIESLISTIKQRQNVLIEKITKQEREKLVLVNNQIKMGKRLLDEGLNTALHIEDIVENYDNDSLIQNLQTLKNRIVQVKRDVNSCLQEHMVEPELGFVVDFKLQKKVLEMLDIISSKPNIKLQIGELTSSVFAPAYIQVPQIPFVPLITVRNTTIPMATASFCPPGGVKSNSLPEFSSLVAAMTPTSADSSTISIPQVDANQLTSTESTSKSTTQLICRTPHLQMTGKPWTDNLLSPVKNPRTRPIFSLGDLTHNAAPLSVTMPTAQENSCRSEIPSRNEDLPSRGAIQSVKGTQNRGRRAKEMTNLIYDSKACNTDSACAMPLLVGAFSGPPTSVNNARHRVRPRTSPVHRNVDDRRQETFI; this is encoded by the exons ATGATGGCGGCAGCAAATTTGAACTTAAAAGGTAGGACTACAACTGAGGGATTAGAGTGCGAGCTGACGTGTCCAATATGTATGGAAATATTCAACCAGCCTCTTAAACTGCCCTGTGAACACGATCTGTGTCGGAGATGTGCCGAAAATCTGCTACACTCCCAGGCAGTGATTCGGGGGAGAAGACCACGAGCGTTTCGCTGCCCTGAGTGTCGTGAAAAGGTTGAAGTTGACGGAAGAGGAATAGACTCTTTGAGAAGGAACGTGCGCTTGCAAAATATCATAGATCGATTTGTCGCTGCAAGAAAGGATAACACACATGGGTATAGAATGGGGAAAACTGTTGATGTGGCCGTTGGCGGTGACGGATGCGTAAATAGCGAACTCCTACTCGATTCATCGACTGAAACCAGCAATAGAGATGGACAACAAATGAAATCATTGCAGCAGGAAAAG GAAACACTGATAACAGAAATTGATGAACTGTGCATCGCGAATAATGAAATGGAAGACTTTATAGAGGAAATGGACAACCTTCGATCTCTGATTAGG GACAATGCAAGAAAATGCACACAACTCGTGAACAGTGAAATAGAATCTTTGATATCAACGATTAAACAGCGCCAAAACGTTTTGATAGAGAAGATAACCAAGCAAGAACGTGAAAAGTTGGTACTGGTTAATAACCAAATTAAAATGGGAAAGAGGCTGCTGGACGAGGGTTTGAATACTGctttgcatattgaagatataGTTGAAAACTACGACAATGATTCACTAATACAG AATTTGCAGACATTGAAGAATCG AATAGTTCAAGTTAAACGAGACGTGAATTCATGTCTGCAGGAACACATGGTAGAGCCAGAGTTAGGATTTGTGGTGGATTTTAAACTGCAGAAAAAAGTTTTGGAAATGTTGGATATCATCTCCAGTAAGCCAAATATTAAGCTTCAAATTGGTGAGTTGACGTCATCAGTGTTCGCCCCTGCCTACATTCAGGTTCCACAGATCCCGTTCGTTCCATTAATAACCGTTCGAAACACAACCATTCCCATGGCAACTGCATCATTTTGCCCACCCGGTGGCGTCAAGAGTAACTCGCTGCCGGAGTTCAGTTCACTGGTAGCAGCAATGACTCCGACATCTGCAGACTCATCGACGATATCGATACCGCAGGTCGACGCTAATCAATTAACTTCCACGGAATCCACATCAAAGTCTACCACCCAACTCATATGTCGGACACCTCATCTTCAAATGACCGGCAAACCTTGGACAGATAACTTGTTATCACCAGTTAAAAACCCCCGAACTCGTCCAATCTTTTCACTGGGTGATTTGACACACAATGCTGCTCCTCTGAGCGTTACCATGCCGACGGCTCAAGAGAATAGCTGCCGAAGCGAAATTCCATCACGAAATGAAGATTTACCATCGAGAGGAGCTATCCAATCAGTAAAGGGGACACAGAACCGTGGTAGACGTGCAAAAGAGATGACGAATCTAATCTATGATAGTAAAGCTTGCAACACAGACTCGGCATGTGCAATGCCGTTGTTGGTGGGAGCTTTTAGTGGCCCTCCGACATCTGTCAATAACGCTCGACATCGCGTTAGACCAAGAACATCTCCAGTTCATCGAAATGTCGATGACAGACGACAGGAAACATTTATTTGA
- the LOC139150459 gene encoding uncharacterized protein isoform X2, with the protein MMAAANLNLKGRTTTEGLECELTCPICMEIFNQPLKLPCEHDLCRRCAENLLHSQAVIRGRRPRAFRCPECREKVEVDGRGIDSLRRNVRLQNIIDRFVAARKDNTHGYRMGKTVDVAVGGDGCVNSELLLDSSTETSNRDGQQMKSLQQEKETLITEIDELCIANNEMEDFIEEMDNLRSLIRNLQTLKNRIVQVKRDVNSCLQEHMVEPELGFVVDFKLQKKVLEMLDIISSKPNIKLQIGELTSSVFAPAYIQVPQIPFVPLITVRNTTIPMATASFCPPGGVKSNSLPEFSSLVAAMTPTSADSSTISIPQVDANQLTSTESTSKSTTQLICRTPHLQMTGKPWTDNLLSPVKNPRTRPIFSLGDLTHNAAPLSVTMPTAQENSCRSEIPSRNEDLPSRGAIQSVKGTQNRGRRAKEMTNLIYDSKACNTDSACAMPLLVGAFSGPPTSVNNARHRVRPRTSPVHRNVDDRRQETFI; encoded by the exons ATGATGGCGGCAGCAAATTTGAACTTAAAAGGTAGGACTACAACTGAGGGATTAGAGTGCGAGCTGACGTGTCCAATATGTATGGAAATATTCAACCAGCCTCTTAAACTGCCCTGTGAACACGATCTGTGTCGGAGATGTGCCGAAAATCTGCTACACTCCCAGGCAGTGATTCGGGGGAGAAGACCACGAGCGTTTCGCTGCCCTGAGTGTCGTGAAAAGGTTGAAGTTGACGGAAGAGGAATAGACTCTTTGAGAAGGAACGTGCGCTTGCAAAATATCATAGATCGATTTGTCGCTGCAAGAAAGGATAACACACATGGGTATAGAATGGGGAAAACTGTTGATGTGGCCGTTGGCGGTGACGGATGCGTAAATAGCGAACTCCTACTCGATTCATCGACTGAAACCAGCAATAGAGATGGACAACAAATGAAATCATTGCAGCAGGAAAAG GAAACACTGATAACAGAAATTGATGAACTGTGCATCGCGAATAATGAAATGGAAGACTTTATAGAGGAAATGGACAACCTTCGATCTCTGATTAGG AATTTGCAGACATTGAAGAATCG AATAGTTCAAGTTAAACGAGACGTGAATTCATGTCTGCAGGAACACATGGTAGAGCCAGAGTTAGGATTTGTGGTGGATTTTAAACTGCAGAAAAAAGTTTTGGAAATGTTGGATATCATCTCCAGTAAGCCAAATATTAAGCTTCAAATTGGTGAGTTGACGTCATCAGTGTTCGCCCCTGCCTACATTCAGGTTCCACAGATCCCGTTCGTTCCATTAATAACCGTTCGAAACACAACCATTCCCATGGCAACTGCATCATTTTGCCCACCCGGTGGCGTCAAGAGTAACTCGCTGCCGGAGTTCAGTTCACTGGTAGCAGCAATGACTCCGACATCTGCAGACTCATCGACGATATCGATACCGCAGGTCGACGCTAATCAATTAACTTCCACGGAATCCACATCAAAGTCTACCACCCAACTCATATGTCGGACACCTCATCTTCAAATGACCGGCAAACCTTGGACAGATAACTTGTTATCACCAGTTAAAAACCCCCGAACTCGTCCAATCTTTTCACTGGGTGATTTGACACACAATGCTGCTCCTCTGAGCGTTACCATGCCGACGGCTCAAGAGAATAGCTGCCGAAGCGAAATTCCATCACGAAATGAAGATTTACCATCGAGAGGAGCTATCCAATCAGTAAAGGGGACACAGAACCGTGGTAGACGTGCAAAAGAGATGACGAATCTAATCTATGATAGTAAAGCTTGCAACACAGACTCGGCATGTGCAATGCCGTTGTTGGTGGGAGCTTTTAGTGGCCCTCCGACATCTGTCAATAACGCTCGACATCGCGTTAGACCAAGAACATCTCCAGTTCATCGAAATGTCGATGACAGACGACAGGAAACATTTATTTGA